tttcAGAATACAAAAGTTTGCTGTTTAGTTAAATctcatacacacacacacacacacacacacacacacacacatcaagGTAGCAAATTTCGTCTCTCTTACCACTCAAACCATCACAAAGAATAGTATGAAAAACTGAAATTGACCAACAATGGTTTTTATAAACCATTTGTTTCATTGTAAATCATCTCAGAGACATGGAAACAAACGATGAGCTAAACAGGAAATACGTCGAGCAGCTTCCGTGCAATATTACGATAACactaatatacaaataaatgaACATACAAACTCTAATTAACTCCATTTTCACAAACACAGAGTgctaaagtaagaaaaaaacaccAGAAATGAGAAATAAACACGATAAAGCTCGATTCCATTTCTAAGAAATTAATcggaaaaggagaagaagaagattgtgagATTCATACAAAAGCAGAATGGttacctttttttcttatttccgGTGAAAAGAAATGAGACGAGTGTGCTGATGCTGCTTCCGTCGCCGGCGGATCCAGATCACTCCTTTTAACTCCGGCCTAAAACCTTCTCCTATACTTTGATTTCGTTCTTTAAAAATGGTTGACGTTTTTACCTGTATTGCAAAACGACACGATGTTTTCTCCCCCTCAAGTGTTTCTTTGAATAAAGCCCATTGGGCTACATCACAAAGCCCAATAAACCTTTAACTTTTCCGATGTTTGTTTCCTCGCCGCTCTTTTGAAAGTTGCaacaaagcttcttcttttttcaccGGAGAGAGAGCTTTAGGAGAATCTCTCAACAATGGCGGAATCGATTTTCAGAAAGCTAAGAGACGGTGGAGAAGAAGGCGAACTCGCACCAGCTCTCACCATTGAAGAAACCGTAGCTTCCCCTTTCGGACTCGATGTCTCAGGCTATCTTCTCACAAATCTATCTTCATCAATCTTGGCTGGAAAATCCAAGTCGCAGTACACTCCCAAACCCTAATTCTACTATtatttgatctcaaaatttgcttCGTTACTGCTAAAGTCTTCGTTTCTATTCAGGGGTCTCGTGTTGATCACATTCTCGCGAAGCCCTTCGTTCTATTTGCAATTGTTGAAGCAAAAAGGAATCGTTGTCACTTCATCTTCTAAATGGTGATTTTAGGTTTTGTAACTTGTGGAGTAGTTTGAGAGTGCTCTTCTCTGTATTTGATATCTATATGGCTTTTGATTTGAAGGATTCGTGTTTTGGATTGTTACACTGATCCACTAGGCTGGATTGATCAGTCTTCAACTGGTGTTACTGAAGGTTCAAGTTTGGTTAAGCTACACAAGTGTGTGAGTGACTTGAAAAGGCTTTTAACTTCAATCATTGAAGCGGGAAGAGGTAGTTCTTTTTCCTACATTGCATccttttttcagtttggatttttttatcTAAAGGCTTATATTAGATTAAAAAGTGATTACTTTGCTGCAGAGTTGGTTGGAGATGGGAAGACACGTTTCTGTGTTGCTATAGATTCCGTAAGCAAACTTttgcttttgagtttttagGCATTGATTATTGGAAAGAGAAGTGATTTTCATATCTATACTTTTTGAATTAGGTGAATGAGTTGCTAAGACGTTCTTCTATGCCATTAGTTTCTGGTCTTTTAACAGATCTTCGAAGCCACGGTACTTTGCAACATGAAACCTGAACACTAGTCTATTACTCTAGAAGaaggaaataaacaaaacaaaatcctaaaaggATTAGGAATGATGGTACAGCAGTATATAAACAATGCTAGGCTACGTTCTCTCTTCACAACTCATCATTCATATCAATCAACACAACACAACTCAACTTTCTCTCTGCTTCAGATCTCGCAACCTTTGTTCCTCCCTTGTCAATTTTGTTCATCTAATCATGGCCATGACAATGAAGAAGATCTTACTCTTCGTGCCGCTGTTGATAACAACCTTCACGGTTCTCTTTGGTTCTTGCTCGGCTACTGTCTACACCGTTGGAGACTCGGCTGGATGGATTGCCAAAGAAGGCTTCTATCACGAATGGACCAAGGAAAAGGTGTTTTACGTAGGAGACTCTTTGGTCTTCAACTACGATCCCCACGTCAACGACGTTACTCAAGTTTGGGGAGCTTTAGAATTAGAATTCTGCGATACTTTTTCTCCTAAAGCCGTCTACAGGACAGGACATGATGTGGTTACCTTCACGGAACCCGGAGATCACTACTTCATCAGCTCAAATCAAGCTCAATGCACACTTGGACAGAGCCTCGACGTTCTTGTTGTTCATGACCTGTCACGTCCtattcctccaccaccaccgagcaAGATCCTTCCTTCCGGGGAAATCTACAGGGTCGGTGACTCTAAAGCATGGAGGGTTCCTGAAGAGAGTGACTACTATAACAAGTGGAGTGAGGATAAATTGTTTCATGTAGGAGATAGTCTACTTTTCGAATACGACAACGAAGTAAACGACGTCTTAGAGATTACCGGTGACCTTGAATTCATAACCTGCGACCCGTCTTCTCGCGTAGCCGTGCACAAGACGGGCCATGATCTCGTTACGCTCACCAAACCAGGAGTTCACTATTTCATTAGCTCAGAGACGGGTCACTGCGCGGCTGGGCTTAAGCTTCGAGTTGTGGTCGGACCATTACCCAAAGCCGTTACTTTCACCGATTTTCCCAAGAAGATGGATTTGTCAGCTATGGACCGACTCACAAAGTGGTTAAGCACTTTCATACCCCAACCCCATCACTAAAGTTTTCGTTGTTATTTCTTTGGTTTGAAATTAGCTAATCAGAGTTTATCTAATTACTGGTTCAGTGGTTGTAATTTTGCAaactctctgtttttcttttccttgtttcGTTAAGACCCAAGTTTGTTTAGTTCTGGTTTTCAGTACTGATGTAACGTTTCAGATTTGATTCATTATAATATAACGAAACCTTACTTAATACAATTTCAGTTTAGTGCTTCCAATGTTTTGTCTCAAGTGTCAAGATCctgttatataataataatacacggATCAATCAAATATAGGTTTTAAAATTCTTGTTTCTCAAGAATCTCCAATCTGCATGTATTTCTTCTTGTGGTTAATGATGTTTCAGTCAAATTTCGTGGCTTCAGCTTACAATTTTCTTATTTGGGCTAACAACGACAAAGGTTTAGAagttaaaattaacaattaaatacaattatataaatacaattttaatcatccaataaaacaaataaaaaattaactaacaattacaattttaagtttaataattTTGGGAAAATATAGTTTTGGTACACTGCAGAagcaataaaatattagattgtgggcttccaaattaaaactaattagtAATGAGTGGAGAGactcatatttatatataccacttaagaTCCTACACGACTTCTAATGTAGGATATTATATCCCTAGTATGCCTCCTCATGATAATGGCTCTTCTAGGCATCAATCTCAGTATGTTTCAGGCATGAATCGACGAGTCTGTTAGGAGTGCAAAAAccaaattgagaaaatatgcgaattagatttaaaaaaaaaaagaaaatcagaaataaattgtaacaacataatataaaaacataatataaatcacaGAGGCGAGATATGCTATCTCATtcattaattcaataaatcggccgtaaTTGCTTTCGGAtaatcacgatttatgaatcccatTATACAACTCAATCGAACAGAGCTTTATCACATACAATTTTCATATTTGGGCTAACAATGACAAAGGTTTAGAAGTTAAAATTAACATATCAAATACAACTATAtaaatacaatcttaaacatcaaagaaaacaaataaaattaactaacaattacaaatttaaaatctaatagttttggtaaaaataaattcGAGTTTTTATAATATCCCAATtattaaagaacaaaagaaaccaCTAATCTGGCCAGACATGATAACAAGGCCCATCACTTATAGCATCACCATTTAGGCTTAACTAATTTGTTATTAAAAGCCCGTTATGTTTGGCCCATCATCACCGTCTATTGTCTTCTCCGTTGGAAAATCGCATCCTTAAAGAGCAGCCATCTCCATCGTCGTCGGTGACGAAAACCACCGCGGAATCGGTGGAAACGTCTCCGAAATCAGAAACTGAGTATACAAACCATTGATATCGTATTGATATTTCAATCTtatcaagtcttttttttttttgtgagaaatGGGACTGTTAAGCATAATCCGgaagatcaagaagaaagagaaggagatgcgTATTCTTATGGTGTATGTCTCATATACCAAAACTCGTTACACATTCTCCGATCTAATCATACATTTATAGAAATGATGTTGTTCTGATTatggttttctatttttttttggtagtggaCTTGATAACTCTGGGAAGACGACGATTGTGCTTAAAATAAACGGAGAAGACACAAGTGTGATTAGTCCAACTCTTGGATTCAACATCAAAACCATTGTTTACCAAAAGTAAGTAAAGCTCTTCAAAATTGGTTCAGGAATATGATCGAACAGGTTACAGGCAATGTTTAATATTTGTGAATGATGATTGTGTAGGTATACTCTTAATATATGGGATGTTGGTGGGCAAAAGACTATAAGATCGTATTGGAGGAACTACTTTGAGCAGACTGATGGGTTGGTTTGGGTGGTTGATAGTTCTGATCTTAGGAGGTTAGATGATTGTAAGATGGAACTTGACAATCTCTTGAAGGAAGAGGTATGTATATTCATTCATACATAGTCTCTAAAATCTTTGTAGTTTGAAGCCTTGGGTGCTGtttatgatgaagaagatgatgatctatATTCAAATGGCAGAGGCTAGCTGGGTCATCTTTGCTTATACTAGCAAATAAGCAGGATATTCAAGGTGCACTTACTCCTGATGAAATTGGCAAAGTAAGGGTT
The Camelina sativa cultivar DH55 chromosome 15, Cs, whole genome shotgun sequence DNA segment above includes these coding regions:
- the LOC104747679 gene encoding elongator complex protein 5-like → MAESIFRKLRDGGEEGELAPALTIEETVASPFGLDVSGYLLTNLSSSILAGKSKSQGLVLITFSRSPSFYLQLLKQKGIVVTSSSKWIRVLDCYTDPLGWIDQSSTGVTEGSSLVKLHKCVSDLKRLLTSIIEAGRELVGDGKTRFCVAIDSVNELLRRSSMPLVSGLLTDLRSHGTLQHET
- the LOC104748847 gene encoding uncharacterized protein LOC104748847, with amino-acid sequence MLGYVLSSQLIIHINQHNTTQLSLCFRSRNLCSSLVNFVHLIMAMTMKKILLFVPLLITTFTVLFGSCSATVYTVGDSAGWIAKEGFYHEWTKEKVFYVGDSLVFNYDPHVNDVTQVWGALELEFCDTFSPKAVYRTGHDVVTFTEPGDHYFISSNQAQCTLGQSLDVLVVHDLSRPIPPPPPSKILPSGEIYRVGDSKAWRVPEESDYYNKWSEDKLFHVGDSLLFEYDNEVNDVLEITGDLEFITCDPSSRVAVHKTGHDLVTLTKPGVHYFISSETGHCAAGLKLRVVVGPLPKAVTFTDFPKKMDLSAMDRLTKWLSTFIPQPHH
- the LOC104747680 gene encoding ADP-ribosylation factor-like protein 2, which produces MGLLSIIRKIKKKEKEMRILMVGLDNSGKTTIVLKINGEDTSVISPTLGFNIKTIVYQKYTLNIWDVGGQKTIRSYWRNYFEQTDGLVWVVDSSDLRRLDDCKMELDNLLKEERLAGSSLLILANKQDIQGALTPDEIGKVLNLESMDKSRHWKIVGCSAYTGEGLLEGFDWLVQDIASRIYMLD